Part of the Vibrio sp. 16 genome, GCGATCTCTTGCCAGAGAACTTACGCAAAGAGCCAAAGTTTGAGCGCAGTGATAAACAGAGTACTCAGGTTATCGTGATCCAAAACCAAAAAGGTGGTGTGGGTAAGACGGTGTCTGCCGCAACGATCGCGTCAGGTTTAGCAACAGAATTCCATCAAGAATACCGAGTTGGTTTGATTGACATGGATGGCCAAGCCACCCTCTCTATGTATTACGCCCCTGAAGCTGAGCAAGAAGGTCAGTTGTCGGTTGGCGATTTGATGATGGGCCAATTTGACTTAGACGAGAATGAAACCTTAGAGCAAGTCTATCGTGATGCGTTTTTGCCGACGACGATCCCTAATCTGCGTATTTTGCCTGCCGCACAAAGCGATCGCGCGATGGAAGGCTGGTTCCATGAACAAGTGTTTAGCCACAAACTCGCCTCCCCCTACTCTCTTTTGAGTGACATTATTGATAGCGTGAAGGACGAGTTCGATATCATCATTATCGATACACCGCCATCGCTAGGCTACGCGACATTTAATGCCTACTTTGCCGCAACCAGTGTCGTGTTCCCGCTATCTATTACCGAAAATGACATCGATGCGACCTGCTCTTACTTCAGCTACATCCCGCAGGTATGGGCTCTGCTCGAGAACGCAAATCATGAAGGCTATGACTTCATGAAAATATTGCTGACGAACCATCGTGATAGCTCGACAACAACAGAGCTCATGAACAGCCTATACGATTACTTCGCACCCTATCTCTACTCGAAAGAGTTCAAACACAGTGAAGCGATCCGTCAGGCCTCTTCCCTACTCTCGACCGTCTTCGATATGTCGAAAAGTGAGTACCCGAAGAGCAAATCAACCTTCCAAACCGCGCAGCAAAACAGCTATGAAGTGACCAGCCAAATCTTGCGCGATATCGTTAACGTTTGGCGCGAACAGGAGAATAACTAATGGCAAAGAAACGAGGCGGAAACCCATTAGGTAACGCACCAGGTTCGCAAGCGGCGCAGCAATCGGCAGCCAAAGCCAACCTAGAATCACTCACGAAGCAGCTCACTTCTGAGTTAGAGAAATCTGGCCAGAATACCGCGGAGTATCTGCAAAAGCAGTTTGGCCTAGAATCGGTTGGACAGAGTATGGTTTGGCAGCTTGCGTCTGGCAAAACAGCCACCTTCAACGAAATGACATTGTCACATTCGCAAGTTAAAGATGACACGTA contains:
- a CDS encoding ParA family protein translates to MDTTQTTQDFQHLKQGADDYIKRRNLRLLANHRKELRNFTRAEASAYLGIDAKTLDKYVASANIDPRRHEDSQWSLDIGEMYGVRDLLPENLRKEPKFERSDKQSTQVIVIQNQKGGVGKTVSAATIASGLATEFHQEYRVGLIDMDGQATLSMYYAPEAEQEGQLSVGDLMMGQFDLDENETLEQVYRDAFLPTTIPNLRILPAAQSDRAMEGWFHEQVFSHKLASPYSLLSDIIDSVKDEFDIIIIDTPPSLGYATFNAYFAATSVVFPLSITENDIDATCSYFSYIPQVWALLENANHEGYDFMKILLTNHRDSSTTTELMNSLYDYFAPYLYSKEFKHSEAIRQASSLLSTVFDMSKSEYPKSKSTFQTAQQNSYEVTSQILRDIVNVWREQENN